The following proteins come from a genomic window of Salvia hispanica cultivar TCC Black 2014 chromosome 4, UniMelb_Shisp_WGS_1.0, whole genome shotgun sequence:
- the LOC125222182 gene encoding uncharacterized protein LOC125222182, giving the protein MLSTENPPSDLCEIPQLKSGDDGSCESNQQQQLLGVDLLKSGLDDKNPLPNFSIRDYVFNTRGKEIKNNWPFSQKNLQLCLKHGVKDVLPPFQPLRNPSQSVVDSLRYSDVKFPESKGCGVCKRPALNVDNVNPSECEEDKEFPSIRESKKAEINIQSPVKKCRLIVEQRANGDTAVVSETMTSKVCPVCKTFSSSSNTTLNAHIDQCLSGESTIEWTANPKVNKHRIKPRKTRLMVDIYETALRCTLEDLDKRNGTSWASNTGLHPQDPEVSIEEEEMNKTCSPLDFEDINCEGGAVYIDSCGTKLRILSKLNHPSSKSNVNGSGACTLVKRDKGIQLHLTKKKKKKHTVQRLEVQKNSLDGQGSCSPIPDQLPDCPPHGPKTYYPMLEINDGQTKVHPSESHEEDNPTKSPTASDHMKFNDFGMIKGWVRSKRTGLKKKNNLELEIQHPDKSLKNLQVKSVSLLGDRGNSAPISPISSNENPVLPPEGLKRKENPCRSLEGVHELPCLRKGPGFSSLRSEHRTVKKNHLASKFNVKQSRKDISSGHERLLDPPNRAENPAPSRSNKRIGSSSLTLKNVSSFGGSSISHHRTFSNEGVIATPKKRSLGHAISPGGRKFSSLRTMLLSVKHLSGEEPKKNLGKDLSSFKNPWMHCTSRSDDEAVVSQPTYHVEDNLVVKKNRGEPLRNRTGVLKLHKRIGRFVNTSEGDMTSKGSETSHESDSDNVGNKIDSFMAGSVPIDSVLGEEVEMMDDFVCEPAETDGEDFVSFNKSLDSAFPVGSVSQYYSKAYDGHCPTELVFHSDREMFRADNAGENLVTPDSHEMSEMDGDEAQGNYFVDVDPIPIPGPPGSFLPSPGRMGSEELLGLSSLTTCRIQSSDGGHEVVDMDSSDSPISAMSTVSNSIAGRSSSISTTNLTAQSHFTAERNNPVVEGFPPFEQIACVEKEPNHVKMSYEVQNIQPCCCSRKDASLQGGSLNYQESQILRRRAVTPLSAIPQEKKITKNEICFIDLTAETLSEKEPTNSALGHVPHNPEAMFRDIEFPSPSTSNPVLRLMGKNLMVVNKEDNLPSQSSTMIEHPGVRLCAENGRHNQNEPNSFHHMLSQGPSYMPAHHSDYNPSDPFKIPPNYRPPCHPPTTMNPSVKPTSAPGYHEYGNGFSLISPDTRTTAYDSEWALRRKILLVADARK; this is encoded by the exons ATGTTATCCACTGAAAACCCTCCTTCAGATCTCTGTGAAATCCCTCAACTGAAAAGTGGTGATGATGGCAGTTGTGAGAGTAatcagcagcagcagctgctTGGGGTAGATCTGTTGAAGTCAGGCCTTGATGACAAAAACCCACTTCCCAACTTCTCCATAAG GGATTATGTATTCAATACAAGAGGCAAAGAAATCAAGAATAACTGGCCATTCTCTCAGAAGAATTTGCAGCTTTGTTTGAAGCATGGAGTGAAGGATGTATTGCCTCCTTTCCAGCCTCTGAGAAACCCATCTCAAAGTGTAGTTGATAGTTTGAGGTATTCTGATGTGAAATTTCCCGAGTCGAAAGGCTGCGGTGTTTGCAAACGGCCAGCTCTTAACGTTGACAACGTGAACCCGAGTGAATGTGAAGAGGATAAAGAATTTCCATCAATTCGAGAGTCCAAGAAGGCTGAAATCAATATTCAAAGCCCAGTTAAGAAGTGCAGATTGATTGTTGAACAAAGAGCAAACGGAGATACTGCTGTGGTTTCGGAAACAATGACTTCGAAAGTGTGCCCAGTGTGCAAGACATTCTCATCGTCTTCTAACACCACTTTGAATGCCCACATAGACCAATGCCTTTCTGGAGAGTCAACAATCGAATGGACAGCAAATCCCAAAGTGAACAAACATAGAATAAAACCACGGAAAACAAGATTGATGGTCGACATATATGAAACAGCGCTACGCTGTACCTTGGAGGATCTTGAtaaaagaaatggaacaagTTGGGCTTCGAATACGGGCCTTCACCCTCAGGATCCGGAGGTGTCGattgaggaggaggagatgaATAAAACATGTTCTCCACTGGATTTTGAAGACATCAACTGTGAAGGCGGTGCTGTATATATCGACTCATGTGGCACTAAACTTCGAATTCTATCAAAGCTCAACCATCCATCTTCAAAGTCGAATGTTAATGGTTCCGGAGCATGCACGTTGGTCAAAAGAGATAAAGGAATCCAATTGCATTTGactaagaagaagaagaagaagcatacTGTCCAGAGACTTGAGGTTCAGAAGAACTCTCTTGATGGCCAAGGAAGTTGCTCCCCCATTCCCGATCAACTTCCAGACTGCCCTCCACATGGTCCTAAAACTTACTACCCCATGCTTGAG ATTAATGATGGTCAAACGAAGGTTCATCCCTCTGAAAGTCACGAGGAGGACAATCCTACAAAGTCCCCTACAGCCTCTGATCATATGAAGTTTAATGATTTTGGAATGATTAAAGGGTGGGTACGCTCCAAGCGTACTGGTCTTAAAAAGAAGAACAATCTTGAACTAGAAATTCAGCATCCAGATAAAAGTTTGAAGAACTTGCAAGTAAAAAGTGTTTCATTACTTGGTGATAGAGGAAATAGTGCCCCAATATCCCCGATTTCATCCAATGAAAATCCCGTGTTACCTCCTGAAGGCCTCAAAAGAAAGGAGAACCCATGCAGATCTCTTGAAGGAGTCCACGAACTGCCTTGTTTAAGAAAGGGACCCGGATTTTCTTCGTTGAGATCTGAACACAGAACTGTAAAGAAGAATCATTTGGCGTCCAAATTTAATGTTAAGCAGTCAAGAAAAGACATCTCATCAGGTCATGAGCGGCTTTTGGATCCTCCAAATCGTGCAGAAAATCCGGCCCCTTCTCGCAGTAATAAGAGAATCGGGAGCAGCAGTCTGACGTTGAAAAATGTTAGCTCTTTTGGAGGCTCAAGCATCTCCCACCATCGTACTTTTTCTAATGAAGGTGTGATAGCTACTCCCAAAAAAAGGTCGTTGGGCCATGCAATATCACCTGGAGGTAGGAAATTTTCGTCTTTGAGGACAATGCTGTTGTCTGTTAAGCATCTATCTGGTGAGGAACCGAAGAAGAACTTAGGGAAAGATCTTTCAAGTTTCAAGAACCCTTGGATGCATTGCACATCACGATCAGATGATGAGGCAGTAGTCTCACAACCTACATATCATGTAGAAGATAATCTTGTAGTGAAAAAGAACCGTGGTGAGCCTTTGAGAAATAGAACTGGGGTTTTGAAACTTCATAAGAGGATAGGGAGATTTGTGAACACAAGTGAAGGAGACATGACGTCTAAGGGTTCAGAAACATCGCACGAGTCTGATAGTGATAATGTTGGGAACAAAATTGATTCTTTTATGGCTGGCAGTGTTCCTATTGATAGTGTCTTGGGAGAAGAGGTTGAAATGATGGATGATTTTGTTTGTGAACCAGCTGAAACTGATGGAGAAGATTTTGTTTCCTTTAACAAATCACTGGATTCTGCATTTCCTGTTGGATCCGTTTCACAATATTATAGCAAAGCATATGATGGACATTGCCCGACTGAGCTAGTGTTCCATTCTGACCGAGAGATGTTTCGTGCAGACAATGCCGGTGAAAACTTGGTTACTCCTGATAGTCATGAAATGTCAGAAATGGATGGTGATGAAGCTCAAGGAAACTACTTTGTTGATGTCGATCCAATTCCCATACCGGGACCACCAGGCTCGTTTTTGCCGAGTCCTGGGCGTATGGGCTCGGAAGAACTATTGGGACTTTCATCATTGACCACTTGTCGGATACAATCTTCTGATGGTGGGCATGAAGTTGTTGATATGGATTCATCGGATTCTCCCATTTCTGCAATGTCAACAGTGTCGAATTCCATTGCGGGAAGATCTAGTTCGATATCCACCACTAACTTAACTGCACAATCACACTTCACAGCAGAGAGGAACAATCCTGTTGTCGAAGGTTTTCCTCCCTTTGAGCAGATTGCTTGTGTAGAAAAAGAGCCTAACCATGTCAAGATGAGTTATGAAGTCCAGAATATCCAACCATGTTGTTGCTCTAGGAAGGATGCCTCGCTGCAAGGTGGTTCTTTGAATTATCAagaatcacaaattttaaggCGACGGGCTGTGACTCCACTCTCAGCTATTCCCCAGGAGAAGAAGATAACCAAGAATGAAATCTGCTTCATCGACTTAACTGCAGAAACACTCTCTGAGAAGGAGCCGACGAATTCAGCCTTAGGTCATGTTCCTCATAATCCCGAGGCAATGTTCCGAGATATTGAGTTTCCAAGCCCTTCTACTTCAAATCCTGTCCTGAGACTGATGGGGAAGAACTTAATGGTTGTGAATAAAGAGGATAATCTGCCTAGCCAGTCGAGCACGATGATAGAGCATCCCGGTGTGAGGTTATGTGCTGAAAATGGCAGACATAACCAGAATGAGCCCAACTCCTTTCATCATATGCTATCTCAAGGTCCTTCTTACATGCCTGCACACCACTCAGACTACAATCCTTCTGATCCTTTCAAGATTCCTCCTAACTATAGGCCACCTTGTCATCCGCCAACGACAATGAATCCGAGTGTGAAACCCACTTCTGCTCCGGGATATCACGAATATGGTAATGGGTTCAGTTTGATCAGCCCTGACACCCGCACAACAGCGTATGATAGCGAGTGGGCACTCAGAAGGAAGATTCTTCTGGTGGCGGATGCAAGGAaataa